Within the Setaria viridis chromosome 3, Setaria_viridis_v4.0, whole genome shotgun sequence genome, the region CTCGATGTCCAACGTGGCCTTCTTGGACTCCTCGGGCGGCCGCCTGAGCTCACCCTCGACGAGCACCGAGGTGCCCGCGGCCGTGAGCCGCGCGAGCGGGTGCACGGCGGCCTGGACGATCACCTGCAGCGTGGCGAGGCACGACCCGTCGGTGACCTGGAGGAACGCGAACGTGCCGTGGCCCTGCTCGCGGCCCGTCCTGACCCAGCCGCCCACGACCACGCGctggccggcgagggcgccgcccgcggcgaggaTGTCGCGGATATGAGGGCGGGAGATCGGTGGCTCCAGGTCGGCGGCGAGATCGACcatcggcggcgcggccggctcgGGGTCGGCCATGGCGCGCTCGacggcgggaggtggcggcgcgggcggcggagaggggtaGGGTTTAAGATGGCGCGCGTCTGCTTTGCGGTACGCGATCAAGTAGGGACCGGATTCAAATCCAAGGCCCTCGGATTAGCATCTAAAATTTTTAAATGCCCctatttggaaaaaaaagatttttttttgcgtAGTACTATCAAACTACTAGACACCCAAATTTGATTCAGGGTGAAAATCGATTTGAAACATAATCTTATAGGTTGGGACCCGGATTAGACCACCTCATAGAGTTTGTAAACAATCTTGTGACCCATGATCTCGTTGGATGGTGAATTAAAAATAAATGAGTGTAATGCAAAATTGTCTTATTATGGGGTTGTGTAGGTGTGCCACCACGTGCCAAAGCTGTTGTGACATGGCTCGTGAGATATTTGAACCATTTTTTTTAGGACAAGATATTTGAGCCTAATAGAGCCAACATAAAGCATAATGGGTCTAGTGGGCCATCAAAGCCCATTTATAGCTTATCACATGTAAGAAATATAAAAAAGGCttaaaaatgagaaaaaaatattttggaaaAATAATTTTATGAACAACTAGTTCAAAAAACATCGAGAAAGCAAAAAGAATAAACGTGGAAAATTTATAGAAAACATATGATCATGTATGATGAGCCGTGCTATGATAGCCCATCAtgaatttttttcttccattcCATGCTTGTTCGCTCTCATCAGCGGGCAGCATACAAGTCAGCTGCCTCATCCATCGCCGTGCTGGCACTGTCAGTGTGGTCCCCACCGGAAGAGACGAGCGCCCACGTCGTCCACCGGAAGAGACGAGCGCCCACGTCGTCCATCGGTCACCGGCCACGTCGGCCTCTCACGAGCCCCTCCCGTGCACCCGGCTCATGACCATCTACGGTGACCGACACGCGGGGCCCCGAAAGGACCGGTCCCACACGTCATCCTCGTGCGCCCCTCCGCGCCGCGGCAGCGCTCGTCGCGCGGTGGCGTGGCGCTTGACGACCTGCCCAGCCCCGCCCGGGGCGGCGTGGATTGCTTTTTGTTAATTGACCCGCCTCGCTTTCAGCCTCATGGCCAGCGCGGGACTCCAccactccccctccccctcttcccCGCCCCGCGGAATCTCCCACCGAACCCACGCGAAACCGGCGTCCAGATCTTCTCCCCCGCGGTTCAGATCCCCGGACCCAGCCGGCGCCTCGTGAAAGTCTGCAGCAGCGACGAGGTAGAAAGCTTCTTGAGTTCTTGTTCTGTTCTCGAATTGGTACCGGTTTATTTATTGGTTGGATTCGCAGTTGCTCTCTGCTAAAAGGTGGCTTAATTGGCTTCTTTATTTGGTAATAGTGTTGCTGCTCAGCTTGAAGCTTCTGCTTATCTAGTTTCAGCTGGTTTCTTTGTTGGTAATTAAGCTCGAGGTGTTTTGCTAGTTCAGAGTTAATCAAAAAGTACACTATTCAAGCAATGATTGAGTTCCTTCCTTGCAAGTATGAGCATCGTACGTTGTATGGGTGGGCGAGAAGCACAGGATCCAACTCAACATTGCCAAGTCACTGACATCCCTGTTCTTTTTGTTGCTGTTGGCAGGTTGCTTGGAGCTGTGGATCCGCTGAGGTGGCGGCATGGGGCTGGATTTGGGAGCTATCCTCAAAACCGGCGGCCTCGCGGTCTCGGACCGCACCGCGATCGTTTCGATCAACATCTTCATTGCGCTGCTCTGCAGCTGCATTGTCATCGGGCACCTGCTGGAAGGGAACCGATGGGTGAACGAGTCCATCACTGCGCTTGTCATGGTgggcgctctgctcttgcagtcCAGGTGTTTGTGGCTTCGCTTCAGTGAGCACTGGTTTGAGTTTCTTTCTTAAATTGTGCCGTGTTGCTTGTAGGGTCTGCTCACTGGAGGTGTGATTCTGCTCGCTACTAATGGGACAAATTCACGCATCCTTGTGTTCAGCGAGGACCTTTTTTTCATCTATTTGCTTCCGCCGATAATCTTCAATGCTGGGTGAGTTTGCAAAGTACTATGATGGTCTAGGATTTCCTTTTGGAACCGAGTCTTTTTGTCTATGAACCAGATGGTTTAGATTCTGGTCAATATatatcaacaacaacaaagccttttagTCCTAAGCAATTTGGGGTAGGTTGATTCCGATCAATTTATCATTTGACTAATATGCAATTCTGGGATTCTAAAGCCATGAAATGTTAGTGGTTAAACGGTAAATGCTGAATACACAAAAAATATAGCCAACTTCAAACACACTCTCTTTCCTCCGGATGTCATAATTACACTATGGTGAAACCCTGAATTCGCTATCTTCATTCTTCGCTATAAACTCCAATAGACAATCGATTTTCCTGAAAtacaaagtttcctttggatctTTAGATGATTGCATCAGATGCTTATAGGGACCCTTGTATAAGTGAAGAATGGTTCAAATGATCAGTAAGCACACCTTTGTTTAATCATTTGTATTGAATGTGGTAAGCTATTTCAGTAATTTAGGCTAACAGTACTGAGCTTGACTATCTGCAGAACTTGCTAAAACATTCTATTGTTAATTTGCACACTGTTTGTCTAAGCTCCAAAGTATACCTTTTTGAATGTTTTTCCACATTATCAGGTTTCAAGTAAAGAAGAAACAATTCTTCCGCAACTTTATGACAATTATTTTGTTTGGTGCTGTTGGGACTCTGATTTCCTTTGTAATAATCACTCTTGGTAAGTTGCTAAACCACCTGTGCAATCTGCAAGGTCTTACTTACTTTTGTTTCACATGTATGGTCATAACACATAATGTTTCAAATTAGCAATTACACAACATTTTTGAGGAAAATATGATTGAAGGCACTAGGATTAGTTATAGGTTTGAAAAAATAACTATATAGCACTGGCCTTTTGTAATTACCAcgacaatatattttttaactcCAAATCTTTTTAGTGTTTTAGATGGAAACTTTCCTTCAGTCCTTGCTTTGCAGTCAATGATATCTTGTAGATTTTAAGATAAAATATTTGAAGGCTAACATAGCAAATAAATTCGTTTATTAGCAATGAAAACCCATAACTCCTATGCAGCTATTATGGCAGGGTTAGGTGTACATTGCTGAGAATAACTTTCCAGTTTCTTGGTTATATTTAGTGTACCATGTGGGATAGTATTTCAGTAAGTTAACAGGTCTAAACAAAAGGCTTTTAGAACCTGGATCAACAACTTGGAGTGTTAAATAGATAGATATCCTACAGGGTAGGGCTGGTGTCTTCTGGGATTTGCTCTCCTTTTAAATTAGCATAAGTATCCTGAGACCATTACAAGAGGTGAATCTAGTACTGTATGGATGCCCACTATTTGTAAACCATACTGACTAGGGCACCTGACAATGGACACTTGAAAGTAGTCAATTCTTTAAATTCAAAAGACTGAAATGCGCACTTGCATATACATTTTAAATATTCATGAAGTGAGATAATTTAGATACATGCTAAAATAAACTATGCTTGTTGATAGTTGGCAACCATACGATGGATTGATGATAATTAGTCCTGAAACCCATTCATTTGTGGAGGTCATCTTCCTTCAGGAAACTATCTTCAAGCATGATGTGCACAAACCTTGTAGCCCTCGAACTTTGATGTCTTGCTCAGGTTTCTAAGATTTTTGTCTAATGGACATACCAGGTGCTATTGGATTGTTCAAGAAACTTGATGTTGGTCCACTCGAGCTTGGGGATTATCTTGGTTGGATATATTCTTGACCTTTTCACTCGCTGATTAGTCCATGGATGCGATTGCCAATTTGCtgatatttgtttgtttgtttgttttttgttttttaccTATATGTGCAGCAATTGGTGCTATTTTCTCTGCAACAGATTCTGTTTGCACCTTACAGGTTTCTTGTTGAACAATATGCCGACTTTATCTTATAAAATGAGATAGGAAGCCAATttaattgcattttttttttactttcaggTGCTTAACCAGGATGAAACACCCCTACTCTATAGTCTAGTTTTTGGTGAAGGTGTTGTTAATGATGCGACATCTGTTGTTCTCTTCAATGCAATTGAAAACCTTGATATGGGTCATTTTGATGCTTTTGTTCTGTTGAATTTCATCGGAAAATTTCTCTATCTGTTCTTCACCAGCACAATACTTGGAGTAGCTGTAAGTAGTCTCCTGCTAATTTTGTGAGTTGCGATGTCTTATTGTAATCTCATACTGCCAAAGTAACACTACATTGGAAACCCCAAGCAATCTACCTTGATGAATTGAGCATGCCTCTTTTGACTGACTGGCAGTATTCTTTCATGGCAGACTGGGTTGCTTAGCGCGTACGTTATCAAGAAGCTTTGTTTTGCAAGGTCTGTACAGAGCTCTATGGTTCTTTCGGGTGGTTTATTGTGATTTACTTTTTACTACAAAATAACGTGATGGTACTCAGTGCGAGTTAATGCTTGTGGTGATGTGTAGGCATTCAACTGATAGAGAAGTTTCTATCATGATGCTCATGGCATACCTTTCATACATGCTGTCAATGGTAAGTGCCTGAATGTAAGGAATTCCGAAGTTCAGAGATAAGCAACTCTTGCTAGTAAATAGGAGAGTATATGAGTATCATATGATATTGATAATATATTTAATTTAAACTTTAATCGCCAGTTTCTGTTGATATGCAACCTTTGTTCTTATTTTTCAGCAGCCTTTTGCAAACAACCTGATATCAAGATTTTTCTGATCGTTTCTTCCATATTTCAGCTTTTGGACCTGAGTGGCATTCTTACCGTCTTCTTCTGTGGAATAGTAATGTCACATTACACTTGGCATAATGTGACAGAAAGCTCTAGGGTTACCACTAAGTATGTATTTTCTGCTAGTCAGCTTTACTAGAAAACATTGTGGTTCCTTTTATATAAAAAacaatatatatacacacacactaCCTTACTGAATTACCTTCTTCTTGCTGCAGGCATACTTTTGCAACTTTATCATTCATTGCAGaaatttttctctttctctatgTTGGGATGGATGCATTGGACATTGAAAAGTGGAAATTAGCTAGTAGCAGGTACCTTTTGCTGTTGATATTAAATGATGATATTTTACGGACTAGATATATCAACATACATAACATACTAGTAAGAGAATCTCTACAAATTTCCACACTGTTACTAGTTATCTTGAACAAACTATGTGTGATGCTATTGGCTCTGCTTCCATTTAGGCTGCTGTTATGTTAGTCCTGACTTAAATGTTCTTGTTATCCTGGATCTGTTGTTGGCAAGAGGAATgtgtagtcttttttttttaaaaatggaaATTCTTCGGTGAATCAGATTCTTCAGATTTCTATTAGTTGTTATTTGGCAAGTGGACGCCGTTGAGTGCTGAGTATAGGTCCACAACAGCAGCTCCCATGGATGTCTTGTCCTTGCTTTTTCTAAGATGACCTTTTctcccaaattaatatttatttgTTTCTCCTATGATGCAGTCCTAAAGAACCAATTGCTTTAAGTGCAATTATATTGGGCTTGGTTATGGTTGGAAGAGCGGCATTTGTGTTCCCTTTGTCTTTCCTATCCAACCTAAGTAAAAAGGAGGCACGTCCGAAGATCTCCTTCAAGCAACAAGTTAGTACTTGAGCTTTTTTCATGCTTCTGCCATTTTTGCGTCCCTTGGAAACCAGGAGCTAACTTTCTGGTATTTTCCTTTAGGTAATCATCTGGTGGGCGGGTCTAATGAGAGGAGCAGTATCAATTGCACTTGCCTATAACAAGGTGATTTTTGAACCGAATTCTCATCATTAGAAAGTGCTTTGAATCTGCAATCAGATTTTTACATATCCACGCTTGAGCACCTATAGGCTCCGATTTATATTAGTCCTTGTAAACCATTGCAGTTTACAGCATCTGGTCATACTGCGGTGCGAGTTAATGCTATCATGATCACCAGTACAGTCATTGTTGTTCTCTTCAGCACAATGGTAAGACTGCTATATCTTATTATTatcttcaaatttttttttcttgaacactaTTATTATCTTCATATATGTGCATAAGTTACACATTGTCCAGACAGAAGATGACGCCGAAACTATGAGTGCAATAACACCTCATGCAATACTTTTTATACTTGTTTCTTTATGCAAATCAGATGAATGGCCCATCGACATGGATTGACAACTTTGTTTTCTTGAGAAAAATGAGAGTGCCATTTTGCTAATTTGTATGCCATCATTTGATTCAGGTTTTTGGTTTTCTGACTAAGCCGCTGCTTACTCTCCTCATCCCACCAAGGACTGGCCCGAACACGTCATCTCTGCTCTCAAGCCAGTCAATTCTGGACCCACTCCTCACTAGCATGATGGGGTCTGATTTCGATGTAGGCCAGATCTCCTCCCCTCAGTACAACCTGCAGTTTATTCTCACCGCGCCAACTCGCTCCGTCCATCGCCTATGGCGCAAGTTTGACGATCGGTTCATGCGCCCAATGTTCGGGGGGCGAGGTTTCGTTCCATTTGTGCCCGGATCGCCAGTGGAGCCGAGCGACCCTGATTCTCATCTGGGCACTGTGACTGAGACAGATCATAGTTGAGTTAGAGGAGCAGAAGACGTAGACAATTTTCTGTAAATGTTCAGGCAGATACCACTCTATTTTGTTCTCTGAACCAGTTGGTGTAAATTGTGGTTTCTTGTGCAGATAGTTTCTGTACCTGTAGAGCTACATAAGGTTTTGTAAATTTCTGGGAGCCAGTCCTCACTGTAGATTAGTACAATTCATCTGTAAATTTCATATTGTTCAAAGAGAATAATCGCATGCTGGCATATTGACATGCTCTCAGATAATTGTAATGGACCTGCACAATTTCTCCCTTGTATCCCCTCCTGAATGGAGTTTTTTCTTGAAGCAAGAACTCCTCATTGAGAATGTTTGATGCACTGCAGATCTTGTTTTTTTGTATTTAACATTCTTGGGGTAAATATATATGCCATGAAAATGAGGTAAAAGAAACTCATATGCGTGAAAGTAGAGCATATGAAAGCACTCTAGAATTCTAAAAGATACGAGTAAATGAAAGGGCATATTCTACACCTCTACGGAACTTTAGAGCAAACCCAACTTCGGTTGAGGCATGACAAGTACTTGCAACCTATTGGGAGGGACGAGTCTTTTTGAGAGGCAAATTGGAAGGGTAAAAAAAACAGAAGATAAACAAAGGTTCGAAACGCACACAGAAATGGCCGCAGGCGCACACACGCCGCAGAAGATCCCCTGCCCCCCAGACCACAACCATTTCGAGTCTCGGGAGACGAGACCGTTACGCCCCCGCCTTCGGAGCGGACGCACCAGCGAACCGCCCGCTCATCTCTcccaccacctccccctcctcctcctcctcccccaccgaaTCCCATCGCGAGCTCCCCCCCAATCCTCTCCGATGGATcgcttgtcgcggccggcgagcccaggcggcggcgggctggggtACGCGTCGCGGCGGGGCCTCTacgcgcggccggcgagcccagccggcggcagcagcgcgcAGACGTCGCCCGGCGGGTCCCCGAAGGACTCGTCCCCGGTCCACCGCCACGCGCGGGCCGGGTCgctcggcggcgtcggggcCGCGTCCACCGCCGGACGCCGCGCGggggtcggcgccggcgccggcgcccgcgcgcaCAAcagcgccgcgcgcgccgccgctcagcGCCTCGCGCGGgtcatgggcggcggcggcggcggaggtgcgggcggggacggcggcagcgggagcgacgacgacgacgactacgAGCTCTCCGGGCCGCCCATCGAGCTCTCCTCGACCCCGCGCCGCACCTCCACCCGATCCCCTTCCCCCTCGGTAACCATCACCGCTACCCCTCGGTTACATGCCATCTCAGTGCCACATTGCATGTCGATCCGTTGGCATTTGTTCTGCATGCCATTTGCGATGCTAAGCTGTGTTCTTCACGACCTGCGTGATGCGCTCTAAGTGGTGGCGTGCAATTTCTGTGCATTTTAGATAGGCCGGTACCTTGCGGATCAGACGCAGGtgggccggccgccgtcgctgaCGAACCGTTACACGGCTGGGAAGTCCGTCCCCATGATACCATCGATCAAGCGGCCGGCGACAAGTGGAGCAGGGACGGGAGCGGGGTCAGAGTTGCCCTCGCCCATACCCAACCGAAGGGAGCAGAGGTAATGGGCTGTCCTGCTCTCAAGTGTTTAATTTTGGGTCGCATGCGTGAAGGATTTCGTGGTGCATTACATTAATACATATTGGAGCGAACATCAGTGTTCTAGGCCTGTATGGAGTTTTCCAATTATGGGAGCGCTCTGCTAACTCAATTTAGTATTTCAGCATGTCTGTGTTCCAAGTGCCTGCCCTATGCAGTTGATTAGTTTTCCCATGCTGTTTAGTTGCTAGTTTGCTTTTGAGGCTACAACTTATCTTCCAAGGACTGTCCGTCTATGTATCGTGTCATAGTTTCCCTTATGGAATAATTGTGGTAAATATCAAAGGATAGGGGTAGTGTGCTAATTCTTCATTTGGTGATTAGTGACACTGCAAAATACATTAATGGAGTAGTTTATTGctaaatttcagattttggtGCAATTTTTCCATGAACCTTTTTCTTGGACTGTTACCATGATTCTTTGGTATACATTTCACAGTTCATGATTCTGCTTACAGGCACTGCTTCTGGAACTTACAAAAGGTTCATATGTGCAATTAGGTGGTGGATTCAAATGCACCAacataatttattttgaaataaatCGATTGAGCAATGCTAAAATAGGATAGGCCATTATTGAAGAGTCCAAACCAAACCAGGGGTTTTCTGAGACAGTCTTTGTCTAAAATGATCAGCACAAACCATTGCAACTTCATGCCACATTATTGGATAACACTCATTGATTGAATTACAGTTGACTCGGGAAAAAAATCATTAGAAACTTTAGTCATGGTTATTTTTTTGGCATTCCTTTCAGAACTATTCTAACAGTGTTAGTTAAGATAAgtatttgttttttcttcaaaaGAACCATTTAGGCTATGATCGCTCTTCTTTCTCTATGATCGCTGGGTAAGTAATACAGGCTACATCATTCTTAGGAGATCAGTTGATCTTGGAAGCTCAATGAGAGGTCGTCGGACATCTTCTTCTCTTCATGACGAGGTAATTTCTTTCCTGAATGTATTTTTTGTATAAAATCTCAATGCTATGATCTGCTCATCTGCATAACATTCTCTTTACTACTATTGAGGTTAACCTGCTATATGTGTTCTCTCTTCTCCATGACACAATCCTTTTCTATCCATTGTTATTGACACTGTCAAAACAGCTGTCAATCATTCACATAAAGATTTTATGCTTAATCTGGAATGCCACTGTGGCTCTTATGTTCCTCCTTTTCAGATTAACACGCTTCAAGTGGAAAATGAAAGCATGCATGACAAAGTGAGATGTCACGATTCTATTCTACTTTTGTACTTTAACATGTTGAAAGCAGCCAACCTCGTTTTTATCTTACTTGCATCTTCCCAGCTTCACCTTGCAGAGGAAAGGTCTGAGGATGGAGATGCCAAATCCATGCAGATGGAGAGAGAGGTCTTTCCATGATAAAATGATGATTAAATTTTGGCTTCTCATCCTTCTTGATTGAATCATACTGCTCTTTTTTAGTTTTCACCTTGAAGGCTGGATCTATGCTAGTATAATCCGTTTGGACTATAGACGAAGATTTTTGCTAGGGTCTCCTCTTACTAAGTACAGATTAATTTCATTAGGTGGAATTCTTTTGACACCAATATACCTGTGTCattcttttttaaaatataacCCAGGAAAAAAGATCAGAGGCCAAAAGCCCAGAACTATCATTTTGGCATGAGTTTCTTTACCATCCATTCAGAGGTACCACTAGTCATAACTTGTTAGGTACCAAATGGTGGTACCTTCATAGTTATAGTTTGGTATCTTTCCAAGggctatggaaaaaaaaaactcctttAGCATATTTTGCCTGTCAGCCACTCTTGGAACATAAGAAATCGCACATTATGTTCCTTAAACTTAACTCTTCTACTGGTGAACTAACAGTAAAGACTGATGTTTCAACTGTAAATGAGGGATTTTGGTTGCCGTTCCGTAGGCCTACTAACACAACAGCACCAGAACACAGTTTCATTCTGTCTCATATTGAGCAACAGACAAGATTTGCAAACCTCATTAGCTTATTTCCTTCTTTGAAAGCCCTCTGTGTCAAAGTATATGCATGTAGTGGTACTCTCATTGTATTATTTTCATGTTTCTATTTACCAATATTTGTTTCTGAATGTTAGGCGTCTGATATTGGTGATGCGGTAGAAACAGAAACAATTTTGATTAGCAGGTTTGTTATTTACTAAAATATACTATTTATTATCAATGCCTGTCTCATATTTTAAAACATATTTTCAACTTGGCTCACAGAAAGGATGCAGCACTACAACAAAGAAAGGTATGTTTCCATAGAAAGCTTCTCCTGCTCAAAGTTTTGAGGAACACTAGAGAGACATGTTTGCTTTTGTTCTAATTACCTTTTGATTATTACCGCGTGCACTCTCAAGCTCTTTGTGATCAATTTTTGCTTACTAGTCTGTTTGAGCTTGATGCCTTTTTCGCTCTTAGATTGCTATGAGAATTGCTTCACGAAGGTCTAGTAGTGCGAGCTGTGATGAGATTGCAACCCTTAAGTCTGAAGCAAAGGTGGATTGGATCTTTCCTTGAATCTGGTTATCTGTTGCTGAATGAATTTTCTGGTATCATGTTTTGCAATCATAAACTTTTATTTACGCTGTTGGCTAGGCTGCTAATAATGCCGTTACATCTGTATCTCGAAGAGTAAAAAGTGCTAAATCAGAACTGGGATCTCTTCAAGCAACAGCCAACAGAATGATCTTGTCGCAGGAAGAGATGGTGCGTACTACGTAATAATATTAGCACCTTTTGTCTGTGGCTTTATCATTACAATTGTTCATGAAAATGCTTAAtcaggaggaggtggtgctaAAGAGATGTTGGCTGGCCCGCTACTGGACGTTATGTTCTAAACTTGGTACCAAGATCAACTTTGCACTGTTTATACTCCTTTTGCAATGAGGGAGTATACCCTGTTTCCTGAATTCTAATTGTTGTCTCAAATGTTATGTCTTCATGAATTAACATAATCTTCAAACAGAAACTTACCACCACTGTAATTTGTAACAGCTGGCACAACCATAgctaaaagtttttttttaaaaaaaaccatAGCTAATGGGTTAGGATGCATACTTATCTACCCCATTTGTCTTTCATATTTTTGTGCTACCGCTTGACTTATTTTCTGTTTAGCACTAGACTTATCTGATATTTCATCAAGTTAATACTTGTAATCTCTCTTTGgttttttataataaatttgTGTGGTATTTCCGCTACAAAGAAGATTAATGCCAATTTCAAATTTGATATGTtccttgagaaaaaaaatgtgcttCTTCCATGAACAACCAGACAATTGCCATGTATGTAATATTTAATTTGTTATAACGGCTGGTTTTGGCTAATGGTGTTTTTCCCCATTAGGGATACATTCTGATATTGCTGAAGAAAAACAAGAATACTGGTCCTCATTTGCCCCACTCGCACTTGAAGCGGTCCTATCAATTGGGCAGAAAGCAAGAGATGGAACTTTATCAGGTCATATTTCTTTCAAaatctatttttgttttattgTGAAACATGGAGCCGAGACCCTGAACCCACAGGAAATGACAAATAACAACTGAAAAACCGTCAGCAGGATTCTTTTTTACATAGTGACTTGGTTGTAATGAAATGAAGCAATGCGGCCAATTTCTGCATACCAAAAAATTGGAAATGACGTTAATAGAGTTGCTCAAATCTGACTCTCTATTCTCGTTTTCTGGCTGCAAAATAGGATTATTTCCACATTACATTTTGTGCAGTGCAGCTTGTAAATGACGTCGTTTCCTTTCAGCTTGTAAATGATAGGAGCTTATTTTTGCTATGTGTGCTAAAAAATCCCATCTGAAGAGCTTATTTTAGTAGTTTAACTGTCTTTAGAATAATCTTGAATGAAATAGGGTTACTTTTAAAGTCACATAGCAGTAGCACCGTTCTTTGCTCACAATTCATGTGGTGGCAGATAACACTGAGATGGATAGCAGAAGTAAAATGTCCGATGTAAATGATATATCTAGTGATGGCAACATTGAGAGCATGCTTTCAGTTGAGAAAGGGCTGCGTGAATTAGCTTCGCTCAAGGTTCTTCTCAATACTTAACATTATAATTTTGTGTCAACCTACATgttactttcaagtttcaacagcATGCCAGCATGACCAATTTTACTGAGATATGAATACAGGCTACAAAAGTTCTGCTCCTGGTCATGTTTCATCCTCTTCAGGTTTATTAATTGAAGTACATAAATTCCTAGAATATGAAAGTTATTGACTGCCACTTTTCAAAATAGCTCTATTCTAGTTAATTGTTCAGAATATTTTGAATTTTTGTTGTGTCACTGCTAGAGTAACTAGTGCATCTCTGTAGAGTATATAGTAAATGCAACATATATGCAATTGAATTAGCTTTTGCATATTCTTAGAAAAATGACATTACTATATTTCTGCTTCTATTCAAAGTGCCATAATAATAAAGTGATATTCCCTTTGAAGGTAGAGGATGCAATCATGCTTGCTTTGGCAGAAAATCGACATATCAAACCTCTCTCAGGTGGCTTTTCCAAAATGTACTCATTTCTTATACTTTCATCTTACTAATATTTTATGTATAATATTTCCCTGGACTGCCAATAGATAACCATAACTAGTTATTTGCATTCATGAAGATGAATGCATAAAAGCAACAATCTCTTATTTGCAATAACCAGATTACAGAGACTCAATGAGATGATGATAGTATTTGCACATGTAGTGTGTAGCATAACTTGCAAAATGTTGAGTGCTTTTCTCTTGTAACTGGATTCACGATTGATAACTCATAGAGTATCAGAAACTATATAGTTACCTCAAGAGACCTTTTTTAATATGAGCCTGTTTGTGGAATATACATGTAGAATCATTCAAATTCCCAGCAGCATGAAGAATCGGTTTGAATGTACATATAGATTTATTGGAAtgataaatatatttttgaagTTTATGTATATTTTTGAAATGAGAGATTTATTGGGGAGTAAGAGATTAATTCTAAGTGATTTTTTGGTTAGGGGTGATTTGAAGAAACAAGGATCGAGTTATGGCATGAGTTTCTTACAAAAGAGAGAGTGCTGTTTAGAGGGCATGATTAGAGTTTTAAAGGCT harbors:
- the LOC117849900 gene encoding sodium/hydrogen exchanger 1, producing MGLDLGAILKTGGLAVSDRTAIVSINIFIALLCSCIVIGHLLEGNRWVNESITALVMGLLTGGVILLATNGTNSRILVFSEDLFFIYLLPPIIFNAGFQVKKKQFFRNFMTIILFGAVGTLISFVIITLGAIGLFKKLDVGPLELGDYLAIGAIFSATDSVCTLQVLNQDETPLLYSLVFGEGVVNDATSVVLFNAIENLDMGHFDAFVLLNFIGKFLYLFFTSTILGVATGLLSAYVIKKLCFARHSTDREVSIMMLMAYLSYMLSMLLDLSGILTVFFCGIVMSHYTWHNVTESSRVTTKHTFATLSFIAEIFLFLYVGMDALDIEKWKLASSSPKEPIALSAIILGLVMVGRAAFVFPLSFLSNLSKKEARPKISFKQQVIIWWAGLMRGAVSIALAYNKFTASGHTAVRVNAIMITSTVIVVLFSTMVFGFLTKPLLTLLIPPRTGPNTSSLLSSQSILDPLLTSMMGSDFDVGQISSPQYNLQFILTAPTRSVHRLWRKFDDRFMRPMFGGRGFVPFVPGSPVEPSDPDSHLGTVTETDHS
- the LOC117848111 gene encoding uncharacterized protein gives rise to the protein MDRLSRPASPGGGGLGYASRRGLYARPASPAGGSSAQTSPGGSPKDSSPVHRHARAGSLGGVGAASTAGRRAGVGAGAGARAHNSAARAAAQRLARVMGGGGGGGAGGDGGSGSDDDDDYELSGPPIELSSTPRRTSTRSPSPSIGRYLADQTQVGRPPSLTNRYTAGKSVPMIPSIKRPATSGAGTGAGSELPSPIPNRREQRRSVDLGSSMRGRRTSSSLHDEINTLQVENESMHDKLHLAEERSEDGDAKSMQMEREASDIGDAVETETILISRKDAALQQRKIAMRIASRRSSSASCDEIATLKSEAKAANNAVTSVSRRVKSAKSELGSLQATANRMILSQEEMEEVVLKRCWLARYWTLCSKLGIHSDIAEEKQEYWSSFAPLALEAVLSIGQKARDGTLSDNTEMDSRSKMSDVNDISSDGNIESMLSVEKGLRELASLKVEDAIMLALAENRHIKPLSGQASEGRSPSESLELSAEEREDVLFKQAWLTYYWRRAKNHDIEEDIADERLHFWIEQSKHPVTTTDVIEVERGLHELKKLGIESQLWDATRRALNDDLSNHGSPTGSEA